caaaatgtacaaaattacaGAGCATCTACAGAACGTCGATTTGACTTCTTTATGGACACGGAAAGCCCCAACGCCAAGGCTAAACGTTCGACTTTTAATTCCGCGATCTTTTAAAAAAGAGTTCCCTGGACTGTGCGGTATGTTCAACaatgaagtaataaaaataaatacaaatgtaagTGCACGTGGAGAGAATTAGGGAAGGCAGGTTAGCAGTCTCCCAAATCTCCCGCCCTTGCGCTTCTTTGAGGATCAGTGGGAAAATGAACCGGAAAGTAGTGTCCGTTCCTGATGGCCAGCTCCGCCCACAAAGCTCCAATGTCCTGGTTGCTGTTATGACTGAGGTTTGTTTTGTTACCCGAACCCGTGGCTGAACAAGAAGTCGCAGTCTCGGCTAAAGACCAGATTTTAGGCTTAGGGGGCTCTGTGCTCTCTTTTGGCTCCAGACCCTTGTGTGCAGCATCCTTTCGATCCGTCAGTTCGTTAACGTCTACCTTGCCTTCCAATTTTTTGGGTGGATCGTGTTTATATGCCTGCATTTTGTTATCCACAGTAAGGCTGCTGGCCATTTCAGGGAACCCTCCTGTGCTCTGGTGAGGCTCATGGTTTGATGCCTCCTTCTCACATGACTCCACTGAGGTGTGCAATTCGATGTCttgctcttcctcctcctcctcttccccaCTTTCTCCTTTACCCGTACTCTCATCCTCATCCCCATCACTCTCCTCCTCGTCGGATTTGCTCCTTGCCAGCACCCAGCTCATCTTGTTCTCCTTCTTCAGTCGCCTCCTAGCGTTGGCAAACCAAGTGGACACTTGAGTCAGGCTCATCCTAGTCACGATGGCCAGCATGATCTTCTCGCCTTTGGTAGGGTAGGGGTTCTTAAGGTGCTCGTTGAGCCAGGCTTTTAGGGCGGTTGTGCTTTCCCGGGTGGCGGCTTTGACCACTCGGCTTGGGTCTTCTGTCACCAGGGCCCGATAAGGAGAGTAAAAGGGGGTGGTCTGGCTCAAAAGAGCCTGGTGATAGGGAGATGCAGCCTTCAGGT
This genomic interval from Erpetoichthys calabaricus chromosome 10, fErpCal1.3, whole genome shotgun sequence contains the following:
- the irx7 gene encoding iroquois homeobox 7, with amino-acid sequence MDVQVRLRPSAALGYFSAVLLPFLPQDFVKADRDGIMPAASQMGFGDFLFGKTMGLPQGYQNVLLGCAPPVSHPSAPPNSFLPPTGVQGYRFIPYPHMTPVGQLSPPFDLKAASPYHQALLSQTTPFYSPYRALVTEDPSRVVKAATRESTTALKAWLNEHLKNPYPTKGEKIMLAIVTRMSLTQVSTWFANARRRLKKENKMSWVLARSKSDEEESDGDEDESTGKGESGEEEEEEEQDIELHTSVESCEKEASNHEPHQSTGGFPEMASSLTVDNKMQAYKHDPPKKLEGKVDVNELTDRKDAAHKGLEPKESTEPPKPKIWSLAETATSCSATGSGNKTNLSHNSNQDIGALWAELAIRNGHYFPVHFPTDPQRSARAGDLGDC